The proteins below are encoded in one region of Saccopteryx leptura isolate mSacLep1 chromosome 1, mSacLep1_pri_phased_curated, whole genome shotgun sequence:
- the IL15 gene encoding interleukin-15 isoform X1, with the protein MRISKPYLRSTSIQCYLCLLLNSHFLTEAGIHVFIFGCISAGLPKTEANWPYVLSDLKRLEVLIQSTHIDATLYTESDIQPNCSVTAMKCFLLELHVICQESNDMDIRDTVQNLIILANSNLSSNGNITETGCKECEELEEKNVKEFLQSFKQIVQFFYSSGRQ; encoded by the exons ATGAGAATTTCG AAACCATATTTGAGAAGTACGTCCATCCAGTGCTATTTGTGTTTACTTCTGAACAGTCATTTTTTAACCGAGGCTGGCATTCATGTCTTCATTTTCGG CTGCATCAGTGCAGGTCTTCCTAAAACAGAGGCAAACTGGCCTTACGTACTAAGTGATTTGAAAAGGCTTGAAGTTCTTATTCAA TCTACACATATTGATGCCACTTTATATACTGAAAGTGATATTCAA CCGAATTGCAGCGTCACAGCGATGAAGTGCTTCCTCCTAGAGTTGCACGTTATTTGTCAGGAGTCGAATGACATGGACATTAGAGACACAGTTCAAAACCTTATCATCCTAGCAAACAGCAACTTGTCTTCTAATGGG aATATAACAGAAACGGGATGCAAAGAATGTGAGGagctggaagaaaaaaatgttaaagaattcTTACAGAGTTTTAAACAGATCGTGCAGTTCTTCTACTCTTCTGGAAGGCAGTGA
- the IL15 gene encoding interleukin-15 isoform X2, with protein sequence MRISKPYLRSTSIQCYLCLLLNSHFLTEAGIHVFIFGCISAGLPKTEANWPYVLSDLKRLEVLIQPNCSVTAMKCFLLELHVICQESNDMDIRDTVQNLIILANSNLSSNGNITETGCKECEELEEKNVKEFLQSFKQIVQFFYSSGRQ encoded by the exons ATGAGAATTTCG AAACCATATTTGAGAAGTACGTCCATCCAGTGCTATTTGTGTTTACTTCTGAACAGTCATTTTTTAACCGAGGCTGGCATTCATGTCTTCATTTTCGG CTGCATCAGTGCAGGTCTTCCTAAAACAGAGGCAAACTGGCCTTACGTACTAAGTGATTTGAAAAGGCTTGAAGTTCTTATTCAA CCGAATTGCAGCGTCACAGCGATGAAGTGCTTCCTCCTAGAGTTGCACGTTATTTGTCAGGAGTCGAATGACATGGACATTAGAGACACAGTTCAAAACCTTATCATCCTAGCAAACAGCAACTTGTCTTCTAATGGG aATATAACAGAAACGGGATGCAAAGAATGTGAGGagctggaagaaaaaaatgttaaagaattcTTACAGAGTTTTAAACAGATCGTGCAGTTCTTCTACTCTTCTGGAAGGCAGTGA